A genome region from Deltaproteobacteria bacterium includes the following:
- a CDS encoding citramalate synthase, whose product DEHLGTAAKPRVVVESASGAERWSTMGCSENIIEASWQALRDGLELPLLRRQSSKPSI is encoded by the coding sequence GGACGAGCACCTCGGCACCGCGGCCAAGCCCCGGGTCGTGGTGGAGTCAGCCAGCGGTGCGGAGCGCTGGAGCACCATGGGCTGCTCGGAGAACATCATCGAGGCCAGCTGGCAGGCGCTGCGGGATGGATTAGAGCTGCCGCTGCTACGGCGTCAGTCTTCGA